Proteins encoded by one window of Methanobacterium alcaliphilum:
- a CDS encoding shikimate kinase: MKKTVRAPGSATVINAISTGSGSAFGIQLYVTAEAKLKSSDIKCTSDRRVNPKLMNLCVEKVLNHFDLDIGIRIKTSSTLPVASGLSSSSATSNAVVMAVSKLISDEFHLEPMNDAEILNMAIDASLDAGVTITGAFDDASASYFGGLTVTNNLQREILKKDKMEKQNILIYMPDRKSLTAQSDVNRMKLLSPWVNMAFQEALHGDIYKALTLNGILYCAALGFNSQIALDALDSGAIASGLSGTGPSFVAVVDDKSQDKVQEAWNAYSGKVISTEVDNKGTMVV; encoded by the coding sequence TTGAAAAAAACAGTACGAGCACCTGGATCAGCGACAGTAATAAATGCTATATCTACAGGTAGTGGGTCAGCATTTGGAATTCAGCTTTATGTTACGGCTGAAGCTAAATTAAAGTCTAGTGATATCAAATGTACATCAGATAGAAGAGTAAATCCAAAATTAATGAATCTGTGTGTTGAAAAAGTTTTAAATCACTTTGATTTAGATATAGGTATTCGTATTAAAACGTCATCAACTCTTCCAGTTGCGTCTGGGCTTTCAAGTAGTAGTGCTACATCTAATGCCGTAGTAATGGCTGTATCAAAGTTAATATCAGATGAATTTCATTTAGAGCCTATGAATGATGCTGAAATTTTGAACATGGCTATAGATGCATCATTGGATGCGGGTGTGACAATAACGGGTGCTTTTGATGATGCAAGTGCATCATATTTTGGCGGACTTACAGTAACCAATAATTTGCAGCGAGAAATTCTCAAAAAAGATAAGATGGAAAAACAAAACATATTAATATATATGCCTGACAGAAAATCACTGACCGCACAATCAGATGTTAATAGAATGAAGCTTTTATCACCATGGGTAAATATGGCCTTTCAGGAGGCTCTTCATGGGGATATATACAAAGCTCTTACTTTAAATGGTATTTTGTATTGTGCTGCATTAGGATTTAATTCCCAAATTGCATTAGATGCATTAGATTCTGGTGCAATTGCATCTGGATTGTCTGGAACAGGTCCGTCTTTTGTAGCGGTTGTTGATGATAAAAGTCAGGATAAAGTCCAGGAAGCCTGGAATGCATATTCTGGAAAAGTTATCTCAACAGAAGTTGATAATAAGGGCACTATGGTGGTTTAA
- the sppA gene encoding signal peptide peptidase SppA — MDKNVKILFGVLGGLLFIFICLVAFFGLTSTSTILGGTVAVIPIYGEIGYGSTSEYVNPDQVKELIREANDDSSISAIVLDINSPGGTPVASEEIMESIQNSKKPVVSWISDTGTSGAYLVASASDKIVASPSSWVGSIGVILDLTDLSEMYRQMGVNKYAIKAGKYKDMGADYRNLTTEERKMLQTMINEEYENFINITAKNRNLSTAYVKTIAEGKIYTGRQAKNIKLVDYLGSKDNAIETAAKLAGIGDSYSIISMRPSSTLDQILSSLSSKIGYAIGSGIGENSGNSSIKSSY, encoded by the coding sequence ATGGACAAAAATGTCAAAATCCTTTTTGGAGTATTAGGAGGCCTTTTATTTATTTTTATTTGTTTAGTGGCCTTTTTTGGATTAACGTCTACCAGCACTATATTAGGAGGTACCGTAGCGGTTATTCCTATTTATGGTGAAATTGGATATGGTTCTACATCAGAATACGTCAATCCAGATCAAGTTAAAGAATTAATAAGGGAAGCTAATGATGATTCATCAATCAGTGCTATTGTTCTAGATATTAACAGCCCTGGTGGTACACCAGTGGCTAGTGAAGAAATAATGGAGTCTATCCAAAATTCAAAAAAACCAGTGGTTAGCTGGATTAGTGATACTGGAACGTCCGGTGCCTATTTAGTAGCTTCAGCCTCTGATAAAATCGTCGCCAGCCCCTCGTCATGGGTAGGAAGTATAGGAGTTATCCTCGACCTTACAGACCTTTCTGAAATGTACCGCCAAATGGGTGTTAATAAATATGCTATTAAAGCAGGTAAGTACAAGGACATGGGTGCCGATTACAGAAATTTAACTACTGAAGAGAGAAAAATGCTGCAAACCATGATTAATGAAGAATATGAAAATTTTATCAATATTACAGCTAAAAATAGAAATCTGAGTACTGCTTATGTGAAAACTATTGCTGAAGGAAAAATATACACTGGAAGACAAGCCAAAAACATCAAATTAGTCGATTATTTGGGTAGTAAAGACAATGCAATTGAAACCGCAGCCAAACTTGCGGGAATAGGTGATTCCTACAGCATAATAAGTATGAGACCTTCCAGTACTTTAGATCAAATATTGAGTAGTTTATCTTCTAAAATTGGTTATGCCATAGGAAGTGGGATTGGAGAAAATTCAGGAAATAGTTCCATAAAGAGCAGTTATTAA
- a CDS encoding 30S ribosomal protein S17e, whose protein sequence is MGNIRTSFVKRMSKELIETHQGKFTTDFDENKKLVEEFSTVSTKHLRNKIAGYVTRLVRQQSSQA, encoded by the coding sequence ATGGGTAATATTAGAACTTCATTTGTTAAAAGAATGTCTAAAGAATTAATAGAAACTCACCAAGGAAAATTCACTACTGACTTTGATGAAAACAAAAAATTAGTGGAAGAATTTTCAACTGTAAGCACTAAACACTTACGAAACAAAATTGCCGGATACGTTACCCGGTTAGTGAGACAACAATCATCTCAAGCTTAA
- the asd gene encoding aspartate-semialdehyde dehydrogenase, which produces MVNVGILGATGMVGQRFIELLTDHPDFEITSLTASQRSAGKKYEDAATWYLDSGMPDSVKDIEVVDTDPSQVGDVDIVFSALPTETAAIVEPKFAKKYIVASNASAMRMEDDVPLVIPEVNPEYLDLVDIQKKNRGWDGFIVTNPNCSTIALTITLKPIYDQFDIKRVYVSTMQAVSGAGYNGVPSMAIVDNLVPFIGGEEEKMETETLHLLGELEEGNVTPASFGVSASCHRVSVVDGHTEAVFIEMEDQCDLDDIHKAMADFRGLPQKLNLNSAPEKPIIIRSEDNRPQPRMDRNADGGMGVTVGRLRKDVAFENSFRYVLVGHNTIRGAAGASILNAELINEIM; this is translated from the coding sequence ATGGTGAATGTAGGTATTCTCGGCGCAACTGGAATGGTTGGTCAAAGATTTATAGAACTATTGACTGATCATCCGGATTTTGAAATTACATCATTGACTGCATCGCAACGTTCTGCTGGAAAAAAATATGAAGATGCCGCTACTTGGTACTTGGATAGTGGAATGCCAGATTCTGTGAAAGATATAGAAGTAGTGGATACGGATCCTTCTCAAGTAGGTGATGTGGACATCGTGTTTTCGGCACTCCCTACAGAAACTGCAGCAATCGTCGAACCAAAATTCGCAAAAAAATATATTGTAGCATCAAATGCAAGCGCTATGAGAATGGAGGATGATGTGCCTCTGGTAATACCTGAAGTTAACCCGGAATATTTGGATTTAGTTGATATCCAGAAAAAAAATAGGGGATGGGATGGATTCATTGTAACAAATCCTAATTGTTCCACTATTGCGCTTACTATTACTTTAAAACCAATCTACGATCAGTTTGATATTAAAAGAGTTTATGTATCAACTATGCAGGCCGTTTCTGGTGCGGGATATAATGGTGTTCCTTCAATGGCCATAGTTGATAATCTGGTGCCTTTTATTGGTGGAGAAGAAGAGAAAATGGAAACTGAAACTCTTCACCTTTTAGGAGAATTAGAAGAGGGTAATGTAACCCCTGCATCATTTGGGGTTAGTGCCTCCTGTCACAGAGTATCTGTTGTTGATGGTCACACAGAAGCGGTTTTCATTGAAATGGAAGATCAATGCGACCTTGATGATATTCATAAGGCCATGGCTGATTTTAGAGGTCTTCCTCAAAAATTAAATCTCAATTCTGCTCCTGAAAAACCAATCATTATCCGATCTGAGGATAATAGGCCTCAACCACGTATGGATCGTAATGCTGATGGTGGGATGGGAGTAACTGTTGGAAGATTAAGAAAAGACGTTGCTTTTGAAAATAGTTTTAGATACGTCTTGGTTGGCCATAATACTATTCGTGGCGCTGCTGGAGCTTCTATATTGAATGCAGAATTAATAAATGAAATAATGTAA
- a CDS encoding transglutaminase-like domain-containing protein, protein MGNLNHSLNSKEKEILTIFKKYDVRSKLFILMICIISFFCILTVNNCQATELSPESSLANSSDNDNITLNKTQIINSGAKVSKYIKKNKKLPEYVMAGKNNLTMAQYLYAISSIISGKNNTTLFKTKEKFYTVSRISKYFNSKEYKAMATKTSNYISYNKKTSAYTNSAQGKIDYYNTIYLFSKIAEYYKAHGKMPSKVYLKTPLPSTARKFSSLYVDKRLKYLSTELKEIKKSMRLVSKKIKNTKNKSILAKLQRKYNRLQEKYEYVASNRAKVQKLKNSRWYVPSSLRKYVKSTAYSDIKNPSIVYMARKLATVDAYTTGESIYNWVRDEVAYAFYYRTKYGATKTLKYRKGNCVDEAHLIVAMARSAGLPARYVRGNCKFIKSGNYYTHVWAQIWIRGYGWITADPTSYSNTFGGIKNWNKSKSTIYGTLKEYSL, encoded by the coding sequence ATGGGTAATCTAAATCATTCACTGAATTCAAAAGAAAAAGAAATTTTAACCATATTTAAAAAATATGATGTCCGTTCCAAGTTATTTATTTTAATGATCTGTATAATATCTTTCTTTTGTATTTTAACTGTGAATAACTGTCAAGCCACAGAATTAAGCCCTGAAAGTTCATTAGCTAATTCTTCAGATAATGACAATATAACTCTTAATAAAACTCAAATCATTAATTCCGGAGCAAAAGTTTCTAAATATATTAAAAAAAATAAAAAATTGCCAGAATACGTGATGGCCGGTAAAAACAATCTTACTATGGCCCAATATCTATATGCCATAAGTTCAATTATCTCTGGAAAGAACAATACGACTCTTTTTAAAACCAAAGAGAAATTTTATACTGTTTCTCGAATATCAAAATACTTCAATTCTAAAGAGTACAAAGCCATGGCCACAAAAACTTCCAATTATATATCCTACAATAAAAAAACATCAGCATATACGAACTCTGCTCAAGGAAAAATTGATTATTATAATACTATATATTTATTCTCTAAAATAGCAGAGTATTACAAGGCACATGGAAAAATGCCCAGCAAAGTATATTTAAAAACTCCTTTGCCTTCGACAGCCAGGAAATTTAGTTCTTTGTATGTGGATAAAAGATTAAAATATCTCTCAACAGAACTTAAAGAAATCAAAAAAAGCATGAGATTAGTTTCTAAAAAAATAAAAAATACTAAAAATAAATCAATTTTAGCCAAACTTCAGCGAAAGTACAATCGGTTGCAGGAAAAATATGAATATGTAGCATCTAATCGAGCGAAAGTCCAAAAATTGAAAAATTCCAGATGGTATGTTCCATCCAGTTTAAGGAAATATGTTAAATCCACAGCATATAGTGATATTAAAAATCCCAGCATAGTATACATGGCACGTAAACTAGCAACCGTTGATGCATATACCACCGGAGAAAGCATATACAATTGGGTAAGAGATGAAGTGGCCTATGCTTTTTATTATCGTACTAAATACGGGGCAACTAAAACTCTAAAATACAGAAAAGGGAACTGTGTTGATGAAGCACATCTAATTGTGGCTATGGCGCGAAGTGCTGGTCTTCCTGCCCGTTATGTACGCGGAAACTGTAAATTCATTAAAAGTGGAAATTATTACACCCATGTATGGGCCCAGATATGGATTAGAGGGTATGGGTGGATAACTGCGGACCCTACCAGTTATTCTAACACATTCGGTGGGATAAAAAACTGGAATAAATCCAAATCGACAATTTATGGAACTTTGAAAGAATATTCATTATAA
- a CDS encoding aspartate kinase, with translation MELIVAKFGGTSIGNGNRIKKAAQSVVDEYMKGNKVVVVVSAINKTTDELLHIVDDAMEEAVTEKQLAEIVSMGEMTSVRIFSSAIEALGVKSEYVDPFMDNWPIVTDSNLLNAKVDFKDTEEKSQELIKMLDQGIIPVVCGFLGRDNQGYITTLGRGGSDITAFLLGHCLNADNVIIVTDVSGVMSTDPNKLQDAQKLDKISVEEMRDLATHGAQVLHPHALKYKDPKINAKIIGFENGDLSSPGTEIIGPSKDEMLKTTSLIGEHISVLAVVGEEILNKSGILAELTDILAENKINIFGISTGQNSVTLFINKKDADEAHRILHDVVVKNDNLSSLSLGTEIAMISIASPDFIDTPGIISDITEPLRENNLNIVEISSSQTSVVIFVECKDGKKAYELVRSVLE, from the coding sequence ATGGAATTAATTGTGGCCAAATTTGGAGGAACTTCGATAGGAAATGGGAATAGGATAAAAAAAGCTGCTCAATCAGTTGTTGATGAATATATGAAGGGCAATAAAGTTGTTGTTGTGGTTTCAGCCATAAACAAGACTACTGATGAACTTCTTCACATTGTTGATGATGCTATGGAAGAAGCAGTAACAGAAAAACAACTGGCAGAAATTGTTTCTATGGGAGAAATGACCAGTGTTAGAATATTCTCTTCAGCTATTGAAGCTCTGGGTGTTAAATCTGAATATGTTGATCCTTTTATGGATAATTGGCCAATAGTAACCGACAGCAACCTATTAAATGCTAAAGTTGATTTCAAAGATACTGAAGAAAAATCTCAAGAACTCATAAAAATGCTGGATCAAGGAATAATTCCAGTGGTCTGTGGATTTTTAGGTCGGGATAATCAAGGTTATATTACCACTCTTGGACGAGGTGGGAGTGATATAACTGCTTTCTTATTAGGGCACTGTTTAAATGCAGATAATGTGATTATAGTAACTGATGTTAGCGGGGTAATGTCCACGGATCCTAATAAATTACAGGATGCTCAAAAACTGGATAAAATTTCAGTAGAAGAAATGAGAGATCTGGCCACTCATGGTGCTCAAGTATTACACCCTCATGCTCTCAAATATAAAGATCCTAAAATCAATGCTAAAATCATCGGATTTGAAAATGGAGACCTTTCTTCTCCTGGAACTGAGATAATAGGTCCTTCAAAAGATGAAATGCTCAAAACCACATCATTAATTGGAGAACATATCTCTGTACTGGCTGTTGTAGGAGAGGAAATATTAAACAAGTCAGGTATTTTAGCAGAATTAACAGATATACTGGCAGAAAATAAGATTAATATCTTTGGTATTTCTACGGGTCAAAATTCGGTAACGCTGTTCATTAACAAAAAAGATGCTGATGAGGCGCATCGAATACTGCATGATGTTGTTGTAAAAAATGATAATTTAAGCTCTCTTTCATTAGGAACTGAAATTGCTATGATTAGTATTGCTAGTCCCGATTTTATAGATACGCCGGGGATTATATCTGATATAACTGAACCTTTAAGAGAGAACAATTTAAATATTGTTGAAATATCATCTTCACAGACTTCAGTTGTGATTTTTGTAGAGTGTAAGGATGGAAAAAAAGCTTATGAACTTGTAAGGAGTGTCTTAGAATGA
- a CDS encoding chorismate mutase, translating to MDKSHALKLLHESREQIDIIDEEILNLISKRTSLAREIIKSKIILGMEIQDKEREAHIHEKTRRIARENKIDEEKLSQIMRILTDINKKEQEQILKEEK from the coding sequence ATGGATAAATCCCATGCACTGAAACTTCTTCATGAATCCAGAGAACAAATAGATATCATAGATGAGGAGATACTTAATCTAATCAGTAAAAGAACCTCTCTGGCTCGGGAGATTATTAAATCGAAAATAATATTAGGTATGGAAATCCAGGATAAAGAAAGGGAAGCACATATCCATGAAAAAACCCGAAGGATTGCCAGAGAGAATAAGATTGATGAAGAAAAACTCTCTCAGATAATGAGAATATTGACAGATATAAATAAAAAAGAACAAGAACAAATATTAAAGGAGGAAAAATAA
- a CDS encoding MJ0307 family thioredoxin: protein MVVKIEVFTSPTCPYCPMAIEVVEEAKKDLGDILEIEKVDIMEDRERAVNYGLMAVPAIAMNGVVKFVGAPGKEELMQAIKELLDE, encoded by the coding sequence ATGGTTGTAAAAATAGAAGTATTTACATCCCCTACATGCCCATACTGTCCTATGGCCATTGAAGTGGTTGAAGAGGCTAAAAAAGATTTAGGAGATATCCTTGAGATAGAAAAAGTGGACATCATGGAAGATAGAGAAAGAGCTGTGAATTATGGACTTATGGCCGTTCCAGCGATTGCCATGAATGGAGTAGTTAAATTTGTAGGTGCTCCTGGTAAAGAAGAGTTAATGCAGGCCATAAAAGAACTTTTAGATGAATAA
- a CDS encoding cyclase family protein, which produces MKIIDLSQPLSNNMTVFPNDPAFYQEEIMNHETDDFSLSLIKTGLHAGTHIDAPYHFHRDGKKVDEIALKELIGPSQIVDINEQEINMEQLSAIKSFGVVLLRTGWDKKWGFPEYFQNNPYLTHEASEFLVEKKIKGLGIDGPSVDMMGKTLVHKKLLSNNIWIVENLANLGKINTTPFEINFIPLSIKAEASPIRAFARL; this is translated from the coding sequence TTGAAAATTATTGATTTAAGTCAACCATTATCCAATAATATGACCGTATTCCCAAATGATCCGGCTTTTTATCAAGAAGAAATAATGAATCATGAAACAGATGATTTCTCACTATCTCTTATAAAAACAGGCCTGCATGCTGGAACTCACATCGATGCTCCTTATCATTTCCACCGTGATGGTAAAAAAGTTGATGAAATAGCACTTAAAGAATTAATAGGCCCCAGCCAAATAGTCGATATAAATGAACAGGAAATTAACATGGAGCAGTTATCTGCTATTAAATCCTTTGGAGTGGTTTTACTTAGAACAGGTTGGGATAAAAAATGGGGCTTTCCCGAATATTTTCAAAACAATCCATATTTAACACACGAAGCATCGGAATTTTTAGTCGAAAAAAAGATTAAAGGATTGGGAATTGATGGTCCCAGTGTAGATATGATGGGGAAAACTCTAGTGCATAAAAAACTGCTTTCAAATAACATATGGATTGTGGAAAATCTGGCAAACTTGGGAAAAATCAATACAACGCCATTTGAAATAAATTTCATCCCCCTTTCTATTAAAGCAGAAGCATCACCCATCAGAGCTTTTGCAAGATTATAA
- the dapB gene encoding 4-hydroxy-tetrahydrodipicolinate reductase, protein MIKVAVTGACGRMGSGIIKTVLQQEDMEVVTAIEAPNSPLAGKDVGEVIGLGPIGVEIFGAENLVEALEKSKADVLVDFTIANAAVETIKTTAKCGVNLVVGTTGLSDEQMMEIKDSISKNNVKAVISPNMAVGVNVFFKILKDLAPVLADYDVEIIEAHHKHKKDAPSGTAVRAFEIIAQETERNPQEAGVYGRNGLVGERTKNEIGVHAVRGGDIVGDHLVLFAGDGERLEIVHRAHSRQAFVSGVIKALRFIPSADKGKICDMTDVLGI, encoded by the coding sequence ATGATAAAAGTGGCAGTAACTGGTGCATGTGGAAGAATGGGGTCAGGAATAATAAAGACAGTTCTCCAACAAGAAGATATGGAAGTTGTAACCGCTATTGAAGCTCCTAATTCACCATTAGCAGGAAAAGATGTGGGTGAGGTAATAGGCTTAGGTCCTATTGGTGTGGAGATATTTGGAGCTGAAAATTTGGTAGAGGCATTAGAAAAGAGTAAAGCTGATGTATTAGTAGATTTTACTATTGCTAATGCTGCAGTTGAAACTATAAAAACTACTGCAAAATGTGGAGTTAATCTTGTAGTGGGAACAACTGGCTTATCTGATGAACAGATGATGGAAATCAAAGATTCTATTTCCAAAAATAATGTTAAAGCGGTTATTTCTCCTAACATGGCTGTTGGTGTTAATGTTTTTTTTAAGATTTTAAAAGATTTAGCACCAGTATTGGCAGACTATGATGTGGAAATCATTGAAGCCCATCACAAACACAAAAAGGACGCCCCGTCTGGAACAGCGGTTAGAGCGTTTGAAATAATTGCACAAGAAACTGAGCGGAATCCTCAAGAAGCAGGAGTTTACGGTAGAAACGGCCTCGTTGGAGAACGCACTAAAAATGAAATAGGGGTCCACGCAGTTAGGGGTGGAGATATTGTAGGTGACCACCTAGTGCTTTTTGCGGGGGATGGAGAACGATTAGAAATTGTTCATAGGGCACACAGTCGTCAGGCTTTTGTTAGCGGTGTTATTAAAGCCTTAAGATTTATTCCTTCAGCAGATAAGGGTAAAATTTGTGATATGACTGATGTATTAGGAATTTAG
- the dapA gene encoding 4-hydroxy-tetrahydrodipicolinate synthase: MKFEGTTVAMITPFTSDDEVDEPGMRENINYLIENGVDGILAAGTTGESATITHEEQRKMIDILIDEVNGRINTIAGAGSNSSKEALSLVQYAESVGADAALVITPYYNKPQSHGLLEHYRMMNDSSDIPIIVYNVPSRTGTDIDVETIVRVAEMDNIVGIKEANPDMDKVSMCMSKLIEFGLDDKFTIISGNDNLTLPMISLGAKGVISVVGNVDPARMSRMVNEALSGDFGGAFETHYELYDLMKVLFVESNPVPTKEALNMIGRPSGHVRMPLAPLKEESKAKLKIVLEDLSLI, from the coding sequence ATGAAATTTGAAGGTACTACCGTAGCTATGATAACTCCATTTACCTCTGATGATGAGGTAGATGAACCAGGCATGCGGGAAAACATAAACTATCTGATAGAAAACGGTGTAGATGGGATTCTTGCAGCTGGAACTACTGGAGAATCAGCCACAATTACTCATGAAGAACAAAGAAAGATGATTGACATTTTGATTGACGAAGTCAATGGCCGGATTAACACCATTGCAGGTGCAGGTAGCAATTCTTCTAAGGAAGCTTTAAGTTTAGTTCAATATGCTGAAAGCGTTGGAGCTGATGCAGCACTGGTCATAACTCCTTATTATAACAAACCACAATCACATGGTCTTTTGGAACATTACCGGATGATGAATGATTCATCTGATATTCCTATTATTGTTTATAATGTACCTTCCAGAACTGGAACAGATATTGATGTGGAAACAATTGTTCGAGTGGCGGAAATGGATAATATAGTGGGAATTAAAGAAGCCAACCCGGATATGGATAAAGTTTCCATGTGCATGAGTAAACTAATAGAATTTGGTTTAGATGATAAATTCACCATAATCTCTGGAAATGACAATCTAACTCTCCCTATGATATCTTTAGGGGCAAAAGGAGTAATTTCAGTAGTTGGAAATGTTGATCCTGCCAGAATGAGTCGAATGGTAAATGAAGCACTTTCTGGTGATTTTGGAGGGGCATTTGAAACTCATTATGAACTATATGATCTTATGAAAGTTTTATTTGTTGAAAGTAACCCAGTTCCTACCAAAGAAGCATTAAATATGATTGGCAGGCCTTCAGGTCATGTTAGAATGCCTCTTGCTCCTTTAAAAGAAGAGAGTAAAGCTAAGTTAAAAATAGTTTTGGAAGATCTTTCCTTAATCTAA
- a CDS encoding phosphatase PAP2 family protein: protein MFENLIPVFSNVDISIYYFFNLYLQNPVFDIIMPLITYAGSQYFWLIVCICFYVFGGEKGKNAAFLCLMALIIGFFASELLKDLIARPRPYVMLTEALPLMDIDSFAFPSGHATASFIGFSMIGIKYGQVILGLALACLVSISRIYMGVHYPSDVLVGAILGIICTLVVLKYEENFLNTKNKILNKFTH from the coding sequence ATGTTTGAAAATTTGATTCCTGTATTTTCGAATGTAGATATAAGCATATATTATTTCTTTAACTTATATCTCCAAAACCCAGTTTTTGATATAATTATGCCATTAATTACTTATGCAGGATCACAATATTTCTGGTTAATAGTTTGTATCTGTTTTTATGTTTTTGGTGGAGAAAAAGGAAAAAATGCTGCTTTTTTATGTTTAATGGCATTAATAATTGGTTTCTTTGCCAGTGAATTATTAAAGGATTTAATTGCCCGCCCAAGGCCATATGTGATGTTAACTGAAGCGTTGCCTTTAATGGATATTGATAGTTTCGCATTTCCCTCTGGCCATGCTACGGCTTCTTTCATTGGGTTTTCTATGATCGGAATCAAATATGGGCAGGTTATTCTTGGTTTGGCTCTGGCTTGTTTGGTGTCTATTTCCCGTATATACATGGGAGTTCATTATCCTTCTGATGTATTGGTTGGTGCTATTTTAGGAATAATATGTACTCTTGTAGTTTTAAAGTATGAAGAAAACTTTTTAAACACTAAAAATAAAATATTAAATAAATTTACTCATTAA
- the cbiD gene encoding cobalt-precorrin-5B (C(1))-methyltransferase CbiD produces the protein MSLKDKGESFGITTGSAATAAALASLFCIKNNDPNISIVEIKTPFDKLKIEIEELKKLSSSKAQAIVVKKPYSDPDVTINQGIGAKVELFKGNGIIIEGGDGVGIITKPGLQIGVGKAAINPVPRQMIKENLGNYLNENEGALVTIFVPQGKKIASRTMNPRLGIENGISILGTTGIARSMSMASYKKALTCQIDVAQGLGYEKLIFVPGNIGEKLALKLLKAEKDQIIQMSNCVGHMLKTAVDRNVKKIILFGHAGKLVKIAGGIFNTKHSVADGRKEIIAAHTALSGGSKDLIKRIFDSKTTEDMIDILSEYGLQDKVFKSIAHSIKEQCQVKYPLDIDVIIVRMDGTVLAELLQKFK, from the coding sequence ATGAGCCTCAAAGACAAAGGGGAATCATTTGGAATAACTACAGGTAGTGCAGCTACTGCCGCTGCCCTAGCTTCTCTTTTTTGTATCAAAAATAATGATCCGAATATTTCTATTGTAGAAATAAAAACTCCTTTTGACAAACTTAAAATAGAAATTGAAGAACTAAAAAAATTATCCTCCTCTAAAGCTCAAGCAATAGTTGTTAAAAAACCTTATTCCGATCCTGATGTTACTATTAACCAGGGAATTGGTGCAAAAGTGGAGTTGTTTAAGGGAAATGGAATAATAATTGAAGGTGGAGATGGTGTGGGCATCATCACTAAACCCGGATTGCAGATTGGAGTGGGAAAAGCAGCAATAAATCCAGTCCCTCGCCAAATGATCAAAGAAAACCTGGGGAATTATTTAAACGAAAACGAAGGCGCTTTAGTGACCATATTTGTGCCCCAAGGTAAAAAAATTGCTTCCAGGACAATGAACCCCCGTCTTGGAATTGAAAATGGAATTTCTATTCTGGGAACCACGGGGATTGCAAGATCCATGTCCATGGCCTCATATAAAAAAGCACTCACCTGTCAAATCGATGTTGCTCAAGGATTGGGATATGAAAAACTGATTTTTGTTCCAGGAAATATTGGTGAAAAGCTGGCTTTAAAATTATTAAAAGCAGAAAAAGATCAAATTATACAGATGAGTAACTGTGTAGGTCATATGTTAAAAACTGCGGTTGATAGGAATGTGAAAAAGATAATTTTGTTTGGCCATGCTGGGAAACTTGTTAAAATTGCTGGAGGAATATTTAATACAAAACATTCTGTAGCGGATGGTCGAAAAGAAATAATTGCGGCCCATACGGCCCTTTCAGGTGGTTCAAAAGATTTAATAAAAAGAATTTTTGATTCTAAAACTACAGAAGACATGATTGACATTTTAAGTGAATACGGGCTCCAAGATAAAGTATTTAAAAGTATTGCCCACAGCATAAAAGAACAATGCCAGGTTAAATATCCGCTGGACATTGATGTGATTATAGTGCGTATGGATGGAACTGTGCTTGCTGAATTACTACAGAAATTTAAATAA